CGCCGCGGCGGCGAGGCCGCAGAATAACAAGACAGTGCATAATTTAAATCTGTTCATCTAACGGCACGCTCATTTTTTCTTTGCGTTCAAATCTCGTAAAGGCTTTTAAGAAAACCAGCTCGGCCTTGCCGATCGGGCCGTTGCGATTTTTGGCGACGATGAGCTGCACCGTATTGTCTTCCGCGCCAAAACTGTTGTCATAATCCTGATAACTCAAGCGGTGGATCAGCAGGACGACATCGGCCACCTGCTCGATCTCGCCGGAGTCGCGCAGATCGGACATGCGGGGCGGACGCGCGCCGCGGTTGGTTTTGTTTTCGCTGGAGCCGCCGAAGCTAAAGCCGTGTTTTTCCACTTCGCGGTTGAGCTGTGCGATGACGATGACTGGAATATTCAATTCTTTGGCGAGATTTTTCAGCGCGCGCGCCCAGTTGGACACCTCCAGATAACGACTTTCCTGCCGCCCCGCCGTGCTGGTGATCAGCGTCAAGAAATCGACCACGATCAGCTGAATATCTTTTTCTATTTTCAGCCGGCGCGCTTTGGTCTGAATTTGCAGGATCGTATTCGGCGAGTCGTCGATATAGATCGGCGCGTTGCTTAAGTTGGCCAGAGACTGGGACAATTTGCGCTGGTTTTCGGCGGATAAATTTCCGGTTTTGATGCTGTGCGCGTTGAGTTGAGCGTCGGTGGTCAGCAGGCGTGTCGCTAGTTCTTCTTTGGACATTTCCAGCGAAAAAATACCGACCGGTACCTTGCGGCGCAGGGCGACATTGGCGGCGATATTCAAAGCCAGCGCGGTTTTGCCGACAGACGGCCGCGCCGCGATGAC
The sequence above is drawn from the Candidatus Margulisiibacteriota bacterium genome and encodes:
- the dnaB gene encoding replicative DNA helicase — translated: MSEEKVPPQNLEAEQNLLGALLIDKEAVLKVIDRLQPESFYLPAHQNIYQAIQSLAAQNKNIDMLTVTEELKQKSALPEGGRAYLADLANTVVTPAHASEYAEIVERNYVMRSIIEAGHGMASGAYQPDGDPDEIVEHAQKTVFELAQRNIKQGFQHLRVPLDIAYDDLTRKSANPEAGGLLTGYDELDQITGGFQNANMIVIAARPSVGKTALALNIAANVALRRKVPVGIFSLEMSKEELATRLLTTDAQLNAHSIKTGNLSAENQRKLSQSLANLSNAPIYIDDSPNTILQIQTKARRLKIEKDIQLIVVDFLTLITSTAGRQESRYLEVSNWARALKNLAKELNIPVIVIAQLNREVEKHGFSFGGSSENKTNRGARPPRMSDLRDSGEIEQVADVVLLIHRLSYQDYDNSFGAEDNTVQLIVAKNRNGPIGKAELVFLKAFTRFERKEKMSVPLDEQI